Proteins encoded by one window of Desulfuromonas sp.:
- a CDS encoding glycosyltransferase family 4 protein, with amino-acid sequence MIRSQVEVVHLNTSLNPKAFWRDVVYLLIAKALKKRVVFQVHGGKLPEDFFAGNGILTLFLKWILRKSDAVVLLAEIEKEAYSRFVALERVLLIPNAVDLRYFENCPEKTFPNKQISAVYIGRLTRDKGVHEILDALDMLVNEEMIETVRVTLAGSGPDEPSLKRLVADRGLEPFVTFAGPVFDELKQAFWEEAELFLFPTYHEGLPYAVLESLASGTPVVTTAVGGIPDVVEEGRHGVFVPLRDAKALAEAIKEMIGDRERMRQMSAACRARAEEMYSLDRLSGQFSRLYTEIIG; translated from the coding sequence TTGATCAGGTCGCAGGTCGAGGTCGTCCACCTGAACACCTCCCTCAACCCAAAAGCGTTCTGGAGGGATGTCGTCTATCTGCTCATCGCCAAGGCGCTTAAGAAAAGGGTCGTTTTCCAGGTCCACGGGGGCAAACTCCCGGAAGATTTCTTTGCCGGCAATGGGATTTTGACCCTTTTTTTGAAATGGATATTGAGAAAGAGCGATGCGGTGGTCCTCCTGGCGGAGATCGAAAAGGAGGCCTACTCGAGATTTGTTGCCCTGGAGCGGGTTCTGCTGATTCCCAACGCCGTCGATCTTCGTTATTTCGAAAATTGTCCGGAAAAGACATTCCCCAACAAACAGATCTCTGCCGTGTATATCGGACGTCTGACCCGGGACAAGGGCGTACACGAAATTCTCGATGCGCTTGACATGCTGGTCAATGAGGAGATGATCGAAACGGTCAGGGTCACCCTTGCCGGAAGCGGCCCCGATGAACCGAGCCTGAAGCGGCTCGTGGCCGACCGCGGCCTGGAACCCTTTGTCACCTTTGCCGGGCCCGTCTTCGATGAGCTGAAACAGGCCTTCTGGGAGGAGGCCGAACTTTTCCTCTTCCCGACCTACCACGAGGGGCTGCCCTATGCGGTTTTGGAGAGCCTCGCCTCGGGTACACCGGTCGTGACGACAGCCGTCGGAGGGATCCCGGACGTTGTCGAGGAGGGCCGGCACGGGGTTTTCGTTCCTCTCCGCGACGCGAAGGCCCTTGCCGAGGCGATCAAGGAGATGATCGGCGACCGGGAGAGAATGCGGCAGATGTCCGCGGCGTGCAGGGCGCGGGCCGAGGAAATGTACTCTCTTGACCGCTTGTCAGGCCAGTTCTCCCGTCTGTACACCGAAATCATAG